Proteins encoded together in one Orbaceae bacterium lpD01 window:
- a CDS encoding pyruvate, water dikinase regulatory protein — MKRTVFFISDGTGITAEAIGHSLLSQFDGIEIEMITRPYINSIAHAQAVVLQIDQAAEKDGLPPLIFETIVDHAVSQTLKMSQGFFLNVFSTFLGALETELKVKATGHVGKSHAISNNYVDRIEAVNFALDNDDGARTQFYDHADIILVGVSRSGKTPSSLYMAMQYGIRAANYPITEEDLEYTKLPAPLKDYKNKLFGLTIDVDRLVEIRNERRANSRYASYAQCQFEIKETEALFQREHIPFVNSTRQSVEEIAAKIMATQNIQRRF, encoded by the coding sequence ATGAAAAGAACGGTTTTTTTTATCTCAGATGGGACCGGTATCACCGCGGAAGCCATAGGACACAGTCTGTTGTCTCAATTCGATGGTATTGAAATAGAGATGATTACCCGGCCTTATATCAACTCGATTGCACATGCGCAAGCGGTCGTTTTACAAATCGATCAGGCTGCTGAAAAAGATGGTCTTCCCCCGCTGATATTTGAAACTATCGTTGATCACGCAGTCAGTCAAACGTTGAAAATGAGTCAAGGTTTTTTCCTGAATGTCTTTTCGACCTTTTTAGGTGCGCTGGAGACAGAACTGAAGGTAAAAGCAACCGGACATGTAGGAAAAAGTCATGCTATTTCAAATAACTATGTTGACCGTATCGAAGCGGTCAACTTTGCCTTAGATAATGATGATGGCGCCAGAACCCAGTTTTATGATCATGCCGATATTATTTTAGTCGGCGTCTCACGCAGTGGTAAAACCCCCAGTAGCCTATATATGGCCATGCAATATGGTATTCGTGCGGCAAATTATCCGATTACCGAGGAAGACTTAGAGTATACGAAGTTACCGGCACCACTGAAAGACTACAAAAACAAACTGTTTGGTCTGACCATCGATGTTGATCGCTTAGTGGAAATTCGTAATGAGCGACGGGCCAATAGTCGTTACGCCAGTTACGCGCAGTGCCAGTTCGAAATCAAAGAGACTGAAGCCCTGTTTCAACGCGAACATATTCCGTTTGTCAATTCAACGCGCCAGTCAGTCGAGGAGATCGCGGCTAAAATCATGGCAACACAAAATATTCAGCGTCGTTTTTAG
- a CDS encoding M15 family metallopeptidase — protein sequence MTLTQKQATFTVMIAKLILWADGQGLQLTFGQAYQTPAQVENDMQAGKGIRNRLYSLRLAIDLNLFIDGVYQTATTAYKPLGQYWQAMGGAWGGDFKACPDGNHFSLLYSGIK from the coding sequence ATGACACTAACTCAAAAACAGGCGACCTTTACCGTGATGATAGCCAAACTGATTCTTTGGGCTGATGGGCAAGGTTTACAACTCACCTTTGGTCAAGCTTACCAGACGCCGGCTCAAGTAGAAAACGATATGCAAGCAGGTAAAGGTATACGTAATCGTTTATATTCACTCCGTTTAGCGATTGATTTGAATTTATTTATTGACGGCGTCTATCAAACGGCAACCACGGCTTATAAACCGCTAGGCCAATATTGGCAGGCGATGGGTGGTGCTTGGGGGGGGGATTTTAAAGCGTGTCCTGATGGTAACCATTTTAGTTTATTATATTCAGGAATAAAATAA
- a CDS encoding helix-turn-helix transcriptional regulator, with the protein MKNKAIIDFSVDYLSHDKLHQTDADSHHQGQLFFLESGMISCQAKDKYWTITPNCIGWIPAQTQHRTTCWGKIAGWRVNLPASCDRLLPTQARLLQNNPLISALLTRIISFVETNTLTDAQSRLFSVFIDEISQSKPITSLLLPLPTDLCLIKITQAILTDPTNKLSQVEWASWVGISVRSLSRHFMAETGMTFTDWKQLARIMLSLEKLSQNLSINEIAYAVGFSDASAYIASFKAIMGISPKRYFETEL; encoded by the coding sequence ATGAAAAATAAAGCGATCATCGATTTTTCGGTTGATTATCTATCTCATGATAAACTGCATCAAACCGATGCCGATAGCCATCATCAGGGACAACTGTTCTTCCTCGAATCGGGTATGATTAGTTGTCAGGCAAAAGATAAGTACTGGACCATCACGCCCAATTGTATTGGTTGGATACCGGCTCAGACTCAGCACAGAACCACTTGCTGGGGAAAAATAGCAGGCTGGCGTGTCAATTTACCCGCGTCATGCGATCGACTATTACCAACCCAGGCCCGCTTATTGCAAAATAATCCGCTGATTTCTGCATTGCTGACTCGCATTATCAGCTTTGTAGAGACCAATACCTTAACCGATGCACAAAGTCGATTATTCAGTGTTTTTATTGATGAAATAAGCCAGAGTAAGCCAATCACCTCACTCCTGTTACCTCTTCCAACCGATCTATGTTTAATCAAGATCACACAGGCTATCTTAACCGATCCGACTAATAAACTATCTCAAGTGGAGTGGGCAAGTTGGGTGGGCATCAGTGTGCGTAGCTTAAGTCGTCATTTTATGGCAGAAACCGGTATGACCTTTACTGACTGGAAACAGTTAGCCAGAATTATGCTATCACTAGAAAAATTATCACAAAACCTATCTATTAATGAGATTGCCTATGCCGTTGGTTTCAGTGATGCCAGTGCTTACATTGCTTCATTTAAAGCCATTATGGGCATCTCACCAAAGCGGTATTTTGAGACCGAATTATAA
- a CDS encoding antiterminator Q family protein, whose protein sequence is MDAHNQKKIEFDIGRDRLTTQEINHFIAHRNINYILERWGAYHRAGLDHLGYACITLQYQKLQQHNNSVKQCSEDDAILLEAILLRLERSQDPEKKAMSQIIKDYYIGIENREVANPVPLKNIKMIGKRIGYGATKTAKLKDAAENYVCGYLDAMDKVLDCERW, encoded by the coding sequence ATGGATGCGCACAATCAGAAAAAAATTGAATTTGATATTGGCAGAGACCGATTAACCACTCAAGAGATTAATCATTTTATCGCTCATCGTAATATTAATTATATCTTAGAGCGCTGGGGAGCTTACCACCGTGCTGGCTTAGATCATTTAGGTTATGCCTGTATTACCTTGCAATATCAAAAATTACAACAGCATAATAACTCTGTCAAACAGTGCAGTGAAGATGATGCTATCCTATTAGAGGCAATTTTGTTGAGACTAGAAAGAAGCCAGGATCCAGAAAAAAAAGCTATGAGCCAGATCATTAAAGATTATTATATTGGCATTGAAAATCGAGAGGTTGCCAATCCGGTACCATTAAAAAATATCAAGATGATAGGAAAACGAATTGGCTACGGAGCGACTAAAACGGCTAAATTAAAAGATGCGGCAGAGAACTACGTTTGTGGTTATCTTGATGCGATGGATAAAGTTTTAGACTGTGAACGATGGTGA
- a CDS encoding phosphatidate cytidylyltransferase, which yields MTSNAQDMFYLFLGIGVTLLVASIIGFILEKVKGNNAVISNLNARINAWWVMVIIIGVAFWLGNVAVILLFFLISACALREFMTMLPTTTDDDYPLVFSFYIVLPIQYILISLNWFEMFTFFIPIYVFLLLPILISLTGSTKDFLARTAKLQWGVMICVYCISCVPALLNLNIKDDDQDGHFLLIVFLLLVVQISDVFQYVVGKLFGRHKIAPMLSPSKTIEGFLGGILFASLLGTCLYWITPFSLLQAGLIALILTLSGFMGGLVMSAIKRDRGIKDWGNIIKGHGGMLDRFDSVCFAAPIFFYIVRYWWG from the coding sequence ATGACCAGCAATGCTCAAGATATGTTTTATCTATTTTTAGGAATTGGTGTCACGCTTCTGGTCGCCTCGATAATTGGATTTATTCTGGAAAAAGTAAAAGGCAATAATGCGGTGATCAGTAACTTAAATGCCCGAATTAATGCTTGGTGGGTTATGGTTATCATCATTGGTGTGGCTTTCTGGTTAGGTAACGTTGCCGTCATTTTGTTATTCTTTTTGATCTCGGCTTGTGCATTACGTGAGTTTATGACAATGCTGCCAACAACCACTGATGACGATTATCCTTTAGTTTTTTCATTCTACATTGTGTTGCCGATTCAATATATACTGATTAGCTTAAATTGGTTTGAGATGTTTACTTTTTTTATTCCGATTTATGTCTTTTTATTGTTACCTATACTGATATCTTTAACCGGATCCACCAAGGATTTTTTGGCTCGCACCGCCAAACTACAGTGGGGCGTGATGATTTGCGTTTATTGTATTTCTTGTGTGCCGGCATTACTCAATTTAAATATCAAAGATGACGATCAGGATGGTCATTTTCTGTTGATTGTTTTTTTACTGCTCGTTGTACAAATATCAGATGTTTTTCAGTATGTGGTGGGTAAATTATTTGGTCGACATAAAATAGCGCCTATGTTGTCACCCTCTAAAACGATAGAAGGATTTTTAGGGGGCATTCTGTTTGCCAGTTTATTGGGGACGTGTTTGTATTGGATAACGCCATTTTCTTTGCTGCAAGCTGGATTGATTGCGCTTATCCTGACCTTATCCGGATTTATGGGGGGGTTAGTGATGTCGGCGATTAAACGTGATCGTGGCATTAAAGACTGGGGAAATATCATAAAAGGGCATGGCGGCATGTTGGATAGATTTGATTCAGTCTGTTTTGCGGCGCCTATATTCTTTTACATTGTACGTTATTGGTGGGGGTAA
- a CDS encoding helix-turn-helix transcriptional regulator produces MLLGDRIKQKRLALNLSQETLAKATGMTQQSICDIESGRIQKPRSLVELARALDCSAEWLYDGK; encoded by the coding sequence ATGTTACTAGGAGATAGAATAAAACAAAAAAGATTAGCGCTTAATCTTAGTCAAGAAACATTAGCTAAGGCTACCGGTATGACTCAGCAGTCTATTTGTGATATTGAATCAGGTAGAATTCAAAAACCAAGAAGTTTGGTTGAACTCGCCAGAGCTTTAGATTGTTCCGCAGAGTGGCTATATGATGGTAAATAA
- the ppsA gene encoding phosphoenolpyruvate synthase — translation MAINTNYVVSLATVGVNDVEKVGGKNASLGEMISHLAGAGVSVPGGFATTAEAYWAFLAQSGLNERIHHILDTLNVDDVNALAKAGSQIRQWIMEADFPAQLDQDIRHAFAQLANGHDIAVAVRSSATAEDLPDASFAGQQETFLNIKGVDNVIYAAKEVFASLFNDRAIAYRVHQGFDHKLVALSAGVQRMVRSETASSGVMFTLDTESGFRDVVFITSAYGLGETVVQGAVNPDEFYVYKPTLLENRPAILRRNLGSKAIKMVYGDQSKVGASVKTVEVSQAERQRFSITDAEINNLAKQAMIIEKHYGRPMDIEWAKDGDDGQLYIVQSRPETVKSRTNTSMIERYLMKQKSPVLVEGRAIGQRIGSGVVRIVANAAEMDKVQPGDVLVSDITDPDWEPVMKRASAIVTNRGGRTCHAAIIARELGIPAVVGCANATEKLQDGQKVTVSCAEGDTGFIYAGNLQFDIRKTAVNEMPALDFKVMMNVGNPDRAFDFAMIPNQGVGLARLEFIINRMIGVHPKALLDFDGLPLDIKAVVEKRIAGYQSPVDYYIDRLVEGVSTIAAAFYPKKVIVRLSDFKSNEYANLIGGQLYEPDEENPMIGFRGASRYISEAFRDCFELECRAMKRVRDEMGFSNVELMIPFVRTVDEARQVIDLLAQNGLKRGENALRIIMMCELPSNALLAQEFLTYFDGFSIGSNDMTQLSLGLDRDSGIIAHLFDERNPAVKKLFTMAIEACRDANKYIGICGQGPSDHPDLAQWLMEQGITSVSLNPDTMLDTWLFLADNQS, via the coding sequence TTGGCCATAAATACAAACTATGTCGTATCGTTAGCAACCGTTGGTGTTAATGATGTGGAAAAAGTCGGTGGTAAAAATGCCTCTCTTGGGGAGATGATCAGTCATTTAGCCGGCGCGGGAGTTTCTGTTCCTGGTGGCTTTGCCACCACGGCGGAGGCTTATTGGGCGTTTTTAGCGCAGAGCGGACTCAATGAGCGTATTCATCACATTCTGGATACGCTTAATGTTGATGATGTGAATGCGCTAGCAAAGGCAGGTAGTCAAATTCGTCAATGGATTATGGAGGCCGATTTCCCCGCACAATTAGATCAGGATATTCGCCACGCTTTTGCGCAATTAGCCAACGGACATGATATCGCGGTTGCTGTGCGCTCTTCTGCGACAGCCGAAGATCTGCCGGATGCTTCGTTTGCCGGTCAGCAAGAGACTTTTTTAAATATTAAAGGGGTAGATAACGTCATTTACGCGGCCAAAGAGGTGTTTGCTTCGCTGTTTAATGATCGTGCGATTGCGTATCGTGTTCATCAAGGTTTCGATCATAAATTGGTCGCTTTATCAGCTGGTGTGCAGCGGATGGTGCGTTCGGAAACCGCCTCTTCGGGAGTGATGTTCACACTTGATACTGAGTCTGGTTTTAGAGATGTGGTGTTTATTACCTCGGCCTATGGATTGGGTGAAACAGTGGTGCAGGGCGCGGTAAACCCAGATGAATTTTATGTTTACAAACCGACATTACTTGAAAACCGACCGGCTATTTTACGCCGTAATTTAGGCAGTAAAGCTATTAAAATGGTGTATGGTGATCAGTCTAAAGTGGGAGCTTCGGTGAAAACCGTCGAGGTGAGCCAAGCTGAGCGTCAGCGATTCTCGATTACTGATGCTGAGATCAATAATCTGGCTAAACAGGCCATGATTATTGAAAAACATTATGGCCGTCCGATGGATATCGAGTGGGCCAAAGATGGCGATGATGGCCAGCTGTATATTGTGCAATCACGTCCGGAAACCGTTAAAAGTCGTACCAATACGAGCATGATCGAGCGTTATCTGATGAAACAAAAAAGTCCGGTGCTAGTTGAGGGACGGGCAATTGGTCAGCGGATTGGTTCTGGCGTGGTCAGGATTGTCGCCAATGCTGCCGAAATGGATAAAGTCCAACCGGGTGACGTGCTGGTTTCTGATATCACCGATCCAGACTGGGAACCGGTGATGAAGCGGGCCAGTGCGATTGTCACTAATCGCGGCGGACGTACCTGCCATGCCGCGATTATTGCCCGAGAACTGGGTATTCCCGCGGTGGTTGGCTGCGCAAACGCAACCGAAAAACTGCAAGATGGTCAAAAAGTGACAGTGTCATGTGCTGAAGGCGATACCGGATTTATCTATGCGGGCAATTTGCAGTTTGATATTCGCAAAACCGCTGTTAATGAGATGCCGGCGCTCGATTTTAAGGTGATGATGAATGTCGGTAATCCCGATCGCGCTTTCGATTTTGCTATGATTCCTAATCAAGGTGTGGGACTGGCCCGCTTAGAATTTATTATTAACCGTATGATCGGTGTCCATCCTAAGGCGCTGCTTGATTTTGATGGTCTGCCGCTTGATATTAAAGCGGTTGTTGAAAAACGCATTGCCGGTTATCAAAGCCCGGTAGATTATTATATTGATCGGCTGGTTGAAGGGGTCAGTACCATTGCCGCGGCTTTTTATCCGAAGAAGGTGATTGTTCGGCTGTCTGATTTTAAATCCAATGAGTATGCGAATTTGATCGGTGGTCAGTTATACGAACCGGATGAAGAAAACCCGATGATCGGTTTTAGAGGTGCCTCACGCTACATCAGTGAGGCATTCCGTGATTGCTTTGAGCTGGAGTGCCGTGCGATGAAACGGGTGCGTGATGAAATGGGTTTTAGCAATGTTGAACTCATGATTCCGTTTGTCCGTACCGTCGATGAAGCTCGTCAGGTCATTGATCTGTTAGCGCAAAACGGCTTAAAACGGGGAGAGAATGCTTTACGTATTATTATGATGTGTGAATTGCCATCGAATGCACTATTGGCGCAAGAATTTCTGACCTATTTTGATGGTTTCTCTATTGGCTCTAATGATATGACGCAACTCTCGCTGGGTTTAGATAGAGACTCGGGGATTATTGCCCATCTATTCGATGAGCGTAATCCGGCGGTGAAAAAGCTATTTACGATGGCGATTGAAGCGTGTCGTGATGCCAATAAATATATCGGCATTTGTGGACAGGGTCCATCGGATCATCCGGATCTGGCACAGTGGTTGATGGAACAAGGGATTACCAGTGTTTCATTAAATCCAGACACCATGCTCGATACCTGGTTATTTTTAGCCGATAATCAATCATAG
- a CDS encoding CDP-alcohol phosphatidyltransferase family protein codes for MVSVYQLKTKFQALLRPLVQKIFNAGFTANQVTIATCVGSFIVALIIVLGVNHHWIFALLPVWMFIRMALNAVDGMLAREFNQQSVLGAYLNELCDVIADSALLLVFAFVSTVNPLLLTVVIILSLLTEYAGVMGPLVGASRRYDGPMGKSDRALVIGIMAAAIAIDLLPVTWINTLLWIMATLLVYTLINRIVQGLKELSHQQKG; via the coding sequence ATGGTCTCTGTTTATCAATTGAAAACGAAATTTCAGGCATTATTACGCCCGTTAGTGCAAAAAATATTCAATGCCGGTTTTACTGCCAATCAAGTCACAATCGCGACGTGTGTCGGTTCGTTTATCGTCGCATTGATCATTGTGCTTGGCGTCAATCACCACTGGATTTTTGCATTACTGCCGGTTTGGATGTTTATTCGTATGGCCCTTAATGCTGTTGATGGGATGCTGGCCCGTGAGTTTAATCAACAGTCAGTCCTTGGCGCTTATTTAAATGAGCTTTGTGATGTGATTGCTGATAGTGCACTCTTGTTAGTGTTTGCTTTTGTCTCAACCGTTAATCCTTTACTGCTCACCGTCGTCATTATTCTCTCTTTATTAACCGAATATGCGGGTGTCATGGGGCCGCTTGTTGGGGCATCACGCCGATATGATGGTCCGATGGGAAAAAGTGATCGCGCTTTAGTCATCGGCATCATGGCCGCGGCGATTGCAATCGATTTATTACCCGTTACCTGGATTAATACGTTACTTTGGATCATGGCGACTTTATTGGTTTACACCTTAATTAATCGCATCGTGCAGGGGTTAAAAGAGCTTTCACATCAACAAAAGGGTTGA
- a CDS encoding GNAT family N-acetyltransferase, with the protein MRIVKLTQYPAYFKTAANWFSSHWHIPAESYQDSMQISLTQPKAVPQWYMVLNQDHQIIAGAGVIDNDFHERTDLSPNLCALYVETAYRQQHIAKQLLDFIRADMAKMGFKQLYLITDHQTFYEKCGWQWLTMVQDNEGEQVRLYVTKTQ; encoded by the coding sequence ATGAGAATCGTTAAACTAACTCAATATCCAGCCTACTTTAAAACTGCCGCCAATTGGTTTTCATCTCATTGGCATATCCCCGCTGAGAGCTATCAAGACAGCATGCAAATCTCGTTAACACAGCCAAAGGCGGTTCCACAGTGGTATATGGTCTTAAATCAAGATCATCAAATTATTGCCGGTGCCGGTGTGATTGACAACGACTTTCATGAAAGAACCGATCTCAGCCCCAATTTATGCGCGTTATATGTTGAAACCGCTTACCGACAGCAACACATCGCGAAGCAATTACTCGATTTTATTCGCGCAGATATGGCGAAAATGGGCTTTAAACAGCTATATCTGATTACCGATCATCAGACATTCTATGAAAAGTGTGGCTGGCAGTGGTTAACCATGGTGCAAGATAATGAGGGGGAGCAGGTCCGGCTCTATGTGACCAAGACCCAATAG